In Canis lupus dingo isolate Sandy chromosome 25, ASM325472v2, whole genome shotgun sequence, the genomic window AAGGAGTCTGGGTGGGGATCTCAGTGAGGTGCACTGCATTGACCCTGTGGAAGGTGAGGGGCAAAGGGCAAAGGCCGAAGGTCAGGGCTAGGCCCACCAGATTGAACATACGTGTGCttcctactcatttttaaagGGCTCCAGAAGGAAACCGTGAAGCCACTTGGTCTTCCCTTGGAGATGCCTGGCAGCCAATCAAAGGGCGTGGCCAGAGGAAACAAGCTTGCATTTTTCTTAGTGAGCATCTGGCTCGGATGTACCATTTCAGAAAACAAGGCAGTTAGGCCTGGAGTCCTCAGCTGATGCAGATAAGTGAGGCTGCAGCCAGCTCTGGAGAGGCGGCTTGACTTGTGCACGAGGGTCTGGGCCTCGCTTCCGCAGCTGAACTTGGCCAGAGGATCCGACCTCAGTCCCTCCCTGCGAGGCGAGAGTCTCTGTGACAGGACAGGTGAGCTCATGGTGAACAGAGGGATGGACAAAAGCCATCAACATACTTGCTAGGCTTTTCAAAAATCCCTGAAACCACACAGGGAAACGGATTTAGtccacacacacgcgcgcacaaaAACGAGACTATCTGGAGTGCCGGAGTTAAAGGCTAAAGCAGAAATAAGTCCTAGGATAAAGGTAGGACTTACCCCCATTGCCTGCCCAACAAGTAACAAAAGATTGGCATGTCAAGAGCTGCTAAGTGCTGGCCCAGAGTGGCACACACTCGCATCATTCACAACGAAGAAGGGAATGGTGTCAGTAGGTATCCCGATCCTACTGGGGGCCGCTGGCCTCCAACGCAACCCATCCTGCCACAtgatgtgtgcacacgtgtgtgctgACAGCGAGAGAAGACACTCCAGGGCCAGGTCTTTGGTCCTGGAATTTtcaggaaagacagagggaaaaggcacATGAAGGTGACTGattgaataaaaggagaaaagaagtaaCTGGAAGTAATACATCatcatttggattttgttttcaaCGTACCTTTTACCCCCACGAAAAGAGAACTTCAAAAtagaaactttattattttacattcaagTGAAACTGCCATCTGGGGGCTCCACACAATTTTAGGCCACGTTCAGCAATTTATCACTTTGGCGCCTTTTTATTACTTAACCCAATGTTAGAATCCagccctctctttttttaaagaacagccGATACTCCCAGCTGTACCACTGATCTGCACACACAcgctggcacacacacacacaccccgccaaAAACttctacatagaaaaataaaggataaacaTTATCCATCTATTTTCGACTGTGTACTAGAACTTTTATGTacagaattctgtttttaatgtttccagTCACTGCACATTTCCTCCCCTCCCGTGGGAGCTGATTCTAGGGCAGGAGACTGCTACAGTGAGGCAGAAAAGCTACATTCCTGTCGAGGGGACGGAGAGCAAAAGCCATTCCTCGCTCCCCTTCCAAAGTCTTTCCCCATCTACCACCTCGGATGTCCCTGAGGACGGCCTTCCGGTAAGCGGCTGTCCCATTGTCCCCTGAGGCGTCAGGGAGCAgagggccccccacccctgcaaacCTCCTGCCAAGATAACCTCAACCAAGTATGAGGACAAGAGAAGGGAAGCAGGCAgggaaagccttttaaaaataaaagattctggAATCACTGCCCACAGCCTGTTCCTTTAGTATGGAGTTCGATTCTCCAGCTGGTGCTTGGTGAGAAAGTACTTGAAAAACTCATAGACAGACCAGGAAATGGCAGTGGAGGGCATCTGGTAGATGACACGTGCCTGGATGCCTTTGAAGTAGCCGGAGAGGCCATTGAGCTGATACACCATCCTGAAGGCGTTGGCCATGCCCGACAACCGGCCGCTGATGTTGGCCAGGTTGAGGGCCATGTTCTCCTGAGTGTTGAGGAGCGTCTTACAGACGTCCAGGGGGGTGGTGGCAGCGGCAGCGAGGGCCCCGGCCAGCCCGCCCGAGATGATGTGGGACTGCGGGTTGTAGCTTCGGTGAGGGTTGACCTGCTCCTGCAGGAACTCATAGGTGATGAAGTGGATGGACTGGAAGGGAATGTTCATGGTCAGCTGCGTGGTGTAGCTCCGATAGAAGGCCCCCAAGCCCTCGGTCCTCCAAACCGTCCAGATGCAGCTGAGGGCCGACCGGTGTGGTGAGTCGTACATCTGCATGCGCTGCTTCACAACTGTGGTCAGGCCGCCGGCAGTCAATGGGTGGTTGGTTGGGTTTGGCCCCACCCCAGGTCGGAGTGAGAGGGGAAGCCAAGCCATAAAGAGAAACAAGCAAGTTTAGACACACTGGTAACAGGTCCCAGAGAGCTAGCACACACGCAGCCCCATCCTGAGACACCAGAGCCAGCTCCAGGCACTCCTGCCTACCAATGTGGCCCTGGGACCCTGTGCTGGGTCACCCCCTGCCTGAAGCCCATGTAAGGAGGTCCTCGAATTGGGCAACCACTTCAGACTAGATTCACCACTGATCTGATCCCCCTGGGGCCCGGAGGCCTCCAGCATTGCACCTGCAGCAGAACTAAATCCTGCTCTctggtccctctgcctgcctctctgccacCCCAGCTGCACAGGTGTCCCGTCTTTTATTCTCTGCACGTGGCCTGTACACAGCATTTACAGCCTCTGTGTGTCACAGGGCTCTTGGGAGAAACACTGGCATTAAGTCAGCCCGGATTCAGGACAAACTCCAGTGAAGAGCCTGGCTGGTTCAAAGGAACAGGAGGCAACCGGGCATTAGCTGGGGCCTGAGAAATAACAGCCCCCACACATGGCCAGGTGAACACATACAAggtgctttgctttgtttttcaagaaatgaaGTCCTTGGGTCAATACGACAAAGACAAGATAGGAAGTTGGACctcacttatttctcttttaaaagtagaaaaagaattcTTGCCTGGTTGCCATGGGCTAATTAACTGGTCACTAACCAGGTCCCTGTATGCACTGCCTTAAACACACAAGAACAGAAGCCCACCTCTTCCAGCCTGACCCATCACATCCCTGCAGGTCAGAACAAGTCCTTTGTCTGCTAGGGGATGGGAGGCAACTGAGAGCAAATTAGGAATTTTaaccttaaaagacaaaaactccTAACACAAGACTTGAAATGTTGATGTTCTACCTTGAATTTTCCCTTCTGGCAAGGGACCATTTTCAGATGGGGACAAAGGAGGACAGTCATATGCATGGCACACAGGGAATAACTCTGCGGAGGGGATGCCCAGGACAAGGCCCCACTGAAGCCCCTCACTGTGAGGACACGAGTCGGCTAAGGACTCCAGTCTGCACAGCTGACAACTGTTTCCCAGTGCTcccaaaaatcaaaataaaaaataaaataaaaagtaacgtGGGAGGAGTTGGCTACGACAGGGACGGCCAAAGGTTAATTCATGAGGAGAGTAAGGCACACGTGGGCATTCCCGACACTCTTCTCTCTACAACTGTGTAGGTTAGAAATGGTCagaatttcagatttcttttaaaaaagcaaattgaaCCCAAGCCCTAATGAATGGCCTTTGACGGCTTCCCCCTAAATTTGTCTAGGATTGATAAAGGTTAACAAGGgtcagagggtgtgtgtgtgtgtgtgtgtgtgtgtgtgtgtctgtgtgtatacgTACATTACATGTACACACAGGTTTTAGAGGAGTGCCAAAGACTAGCCAagggagcttgttaaaacagactCCCTGTCTCtactcccagagattctgatttagcaggtctggggtgggactAGAATTAGCATTCCTAACGTGCTCCCAGGAGGTGCTCCGAGGAGATGCTAACGCTGTTGGTCTCCCCGGATCATAGTCCCACTCTCTGTTCAAGGGATCAGGACCTACACCATAAGCTCAAATGCTCAGTCCCTTTTCAAGGCCTTTGCTAACGTGGTAAAGAATTCTGCTTATCCTGACTGGAAGTCCCCTGGCCCGACCTTCTGTCCCCACCACCACAGTTTTTCCTGCCCCTTTGCACATCCCCTCCTGCCATTCCCTGGGACCATAAAGCATTACCTTCTGCTGGATTCATTACCGCATCGTGGAGCAGGGTGGCCATACTCCCAGCTATCCCTGCAAAACAAACTTCAGAAAATTACCCTCTGGGACCAGGCGTTCTGAGGAAGTTCCTGGAACCTAAAATCAGACGGAACGCTGTAGGAGAGCTTTCTAAGAAGCAAAATCTATGATCGGCTGCACCCAGGTGAGCACTGACTCCTCAAAACGTAAAGTGATGATTGAACTGTTGgggaaaatgggaacaataacaCAGATGCCATGAGCCATATTTTCATCTTGCAGATCTGTAGTCACTGCCAGGCAAGGCTAGACCCGCTGACATCAGATGGTACCCAGGAGCCACACCTTGTGGCTCTTCCCAGTGGACAACTGCCCAGGTTTTAATTCTCTCCTGTCCCCTCACCTTTGTCTACAGATTAATTTATCTGCCCTCAAGCTGGGGCAAGCAAAGGGGATGCGATTATATACACAGCTAAGAGGGGaggacaaaaagaaattcaaaaagaaaaaaacccttaataAAATCCAGGCATTTTCAAGAAAACAGGCAAGGGAAGCACACGTCAGGAAGCTCTGCATACGGCAGGTTTCCAGGGTTGGTCTGCAAAGCTGTGACTTGTCTCAGACGGCAGACCCCATCTCAGGCTCTCATCTCGCCTGGCTTCAAGAACCAGGAACTTTAAAAGTCTAATTCAGGCCTGGAATCTGGCTTTTGGCTTTGGGTTTCCTCCCTAGACAGGTGACACTGCTCAGCAATTAAGATTAGCACCAGAAGGGGGAAGGAATGAGCAACAGCAGGATAACGCTTCAGAAATGCATATAAAGCCCCCgtccccctccacacacacttaCAATTACTACCAGAAAGGTCAAAGTGCAACCACAGCATACATCACAGCAAAGCAGTAACAGCGCTGGGCAGAACTGTGTTCCATCCAACCGCCTACAGGGGGTTCAGTGACCCAGGACTAAACCATGACACGAGGCAGTTTCAGCAAAAGGCAAGCCCCGAGGCCACGCACTCAGGGAACAGCATCAGAGTGTGACCTTTGGGGCTGTCTTGATAAATGCAACCAGGGAcccggttttgttttgtttttaaaaagcaaaataaatgtctgCAAACCAGCCAGGTAGTTATTATTACCAGGGTTTGCTGATGGAAGGGATGCTTTGGGGTTCTCTCTTAGTGGGACAAAAAGAATGGGGGGAAGCTGTCGCTGGTCACTCTACCTCTTCGTTGCTGAAAAATtagttttgttaaaataaagataCCTTACGCTGCTCTTCGTAGTCCCCTTCCATACCcaaagaaaaaccaacaaaagcaaaacccacaggagggggaaggagcagcTACCACTGAGCCGCCTGCTGACCCAAGCCCCCTCCCGCTGCTCCCTCAAAACGACAAAGGAAAACCACTCCAGCCCTTGCTCGCAGGGCTCGCAGAGATGTGCAACCTCGACCAGAGACCAACAGAAGAGAATGGGGTCGAAATCCCCAAATCCCCAGAGGCTTAAGACGGGAAAGGTGGCCTGCGCTGCAGCAAATCCTTTGTCAGCCATAAAACTTCTTGACCTTTTAAAGCTTAGTTAGATCTTGACGTTGCAGGGACCTGTTGAACCAGTTTTTAAATAGTCTCAAAGAAGCTGtccagataacttttttttttttgaatccagcattgaaaagttttgtttctattcagggtttttttttttttttcctagatctGATCATTAACTGCTTTTCaatgtcttaaaaagaaaaaaaaatgaaaaacccacGCAACAATGCAAACTGAAACACCTCTGTCACCGACTTCCCCCAGGCTTTAGAAAGCGAAGAAGGGGAAACAGAaaaagcctgtgtgtgtgtgcgtgcgtgtgtctgggtgtgtgtgcacacacgacTCTAGAGTCCTTTATTCATAAGCAAGCGCGGCGGAGATGAGGCGTCAGGCTGCTGGGTCACGGGGAGGAGAACCCCGGGGAAGGGTCTGTTGAAGGAGAGAGCTCTCTAACTCCAGACAAACGCTTTCAAAATACCGTTGGCTAGGTGGCTGTTTCCTTGGTGGTGGAGAACGGCATTTAAAGTCCTTTTCATGTTTTCATAGCAGGCAAAGTACATGGCGTGGGCCGGCCCTGCGCCCATCATCATCACGTTGAGGCCTCGCAGGGGCCTCCAGAAGCCTTCAGTCCGAATGATTTTCTTGAGGGCTCCATAGACGCTTGTGTACTGCGCTTTGGGATCCGGATTCAAACTCTGCATTCGTGTCTGGGGATGGGCAAGAAGACAAAACAGTGGATGTTAACAAGGATGATAGGAAAAAGGagacctggggcagggggagagagagctgTCCATTGTCGGTTTCACAGGATTCCTCggtgaagaaaacatttcttccctccttcctggagGACTCCCTCCCTCACAGACACACATTCCCATGGATTTCATTACAGCCAGGAGAGGGGGAACAGGTGGGGGGCAGATTTGGGATAGGAATAGGtaccctggggacacctgggtggctcagaggttgagcgtctgcctttggctcaggccatgatcccggggtcccgagatcaagtccccatcgggcttcctgcatggggcctgcttctccctctgcctgtgtctctgcttctctccctctctcatgaataagtaaataaaatctaaaatctaaaaaaaagaaaaaaaaggaatatgtacCCTGCCACTGGCAAGCTGTGTGACTCCTGATCCCTTaatctctctggacctcaggacccccaattaaaaaaacaggATTGCCACAAACATCAAATGAAACAATGCATAAGAATTCCTTAATAAACTCAGAGACCTAGTCACAtgtaagtattcttttttaaaaaaacagtttatttattcataagagacacacacagagagaggcagagacacaggcagagggagaagcaggctccatgcagggagcccgacgtgggactcgatcccaggaccccaggatcacgacctgagccaaaagcagatgctcaaccgctgggccacccaggtgctcccacatGTAAGTATTCTTATCCTATGGTTCCACTTCTGGTCCTAAAGTCTGTGTCCTCACTTATCTGAAAGTTCTGAATGCTCTTGTTCAGCCCCAACTGGGCATCTCCCGAAGGTCCTCCAGGCCTCATCTCACATCTCCTCTATATTTTACATTGTGCCTTTAGAAGTTagcacttatattttttaaaaaatattttatttttttattttatttatttattcatgagaataaattcattcacacacagagagaggcagagacacaggcagagggagaagcaggctccatgcagagagcccgacatgggactcgatcctgggcctccagtatcacaccctgggctgaaggcggcactaaaccgctgggccaccagggcttcccagaAGTTAGCACTTTTAAATACAAACGGTCTTGTTCTTAATTTGTTCCTGTGTGCAGCCCTGCCTGCTTGAGACAGAAGCTCGGCTTTCCCCACCTCTGTTATCCCTATCAGACTACCAGGGCGCTGAAGTAGGTGTGACAGTTCATCTACGAGTCAACATGGCAAGACCATGGTACTTACAATGGCTCCAACTATGGCCACACACTAATCTAGATGTTCTGTGGAGGAATTTCTTTAGATGAGATCAACATTTAAATCATTAgattaggatccctgggtggctcagtggtttagtgcctgccttctgcagggcgtgatcctagagtcccggggtcgagtcccacatcgggctccctgcatggagcctgcttctcgctctgcctgtgtctctgcctctctctctctctgtgtcgctcatgaataaataaaatctttaaaaatcaatcaatcaatcaatcactacATTAGACTTTGAGTAAAACAAATTACCCTGTGTAGTATAGTGGATctgcatacacacgcacacacattctctctctctctctctctctctctctctcactctctctctctctctctctcacctggtTTGgcctctggagaaccctgactggTACAGGAGATAATGTCTGCCAGGTGAAAGACCCACCCTGGTTCTGTCCTGCAAAAGCAACAGCATGCCTTCCTCGGCTCCCCTCAACACATGCACAGCCCAGAAGGGAGGGCTGTTGGCGGGGATATCCTTTCACCACCAAACAAAAATcatacccaaaactaatatacaaaatggaagaagaattTCTCCAGCTGGGAATGGGGGAAGGGCCCCCAGCTCTCTCCTCACTCTGAGGCAGAGACATCCATCCCCTCGGTAATTCTAGGGCTCAGAGGAACTGGGTGAA contains:
- the SLC25A37 gene encoding mitoferrin-1 isoform X4, producing the protein MATLLHDAVMNPAEVVKQRMQMYDSPHRSALSCIWTVWRTEGLGAFYRSYTTQLTMNIPFQSIHFITYEFLQEQVNPHRSYNPQSHIISGGLAGALAAAATTPLDVCKTLLNTQENMALNLANISGRLSGMANAFRMVYQLNGLSGYFKGIQARVIYQMPSTAISWSVYEFFKYFLTKHQLENRTPY
- the SLC25A37 gene encoding mitoferrin-1 isoform X1 produces the protein MELRCGGVGGQAVGRRMDGDSRDGGGGGCKDAGSEDYENLPTSASLSTHMTAGAMAGILEHSVMYPVDSVKTRMQSLNPDPKAQYTSVYGALKKIIRTEGFWRPLRGLNVMMMGAGPAHAMYFACYENMKRTLNAVLHHQGNSHLANGIAGSMATLLHDAVMNPAEVVKQRMQMYDSPHRSALSCIWTVWRTEGLGAFYRSYTTQLTMNIPFQSIHFITYEFLQEQVNPHRSYNPQSHIISGGLAGALAAAATTPLDVCKTLLNTQENMALNLANISGRLSGMANAFRMVYQLNGLSGYFKGIQARVIYQMPSTAISWSVYEFFKYFLTKHQLENRTPY
- the SLC25A37 gene encoding mitoferrin-1 isoform X2, producing the protein MQSLNPDPKAQYTSVYGALKKIIRTEGFWRPLRGLNVMMMGAGPAHAMYFACYENMKRTLNAVLHHQGNSHLANGIAGSMATLLHDAVMNPAEVVKQRMQMYDSPHRSALSCIWTVWRTEGLGAFYRSYTTQLTMNIPFQSIHFITYEFLQEQVNPHRSYNPQSHIISGGLAGALAAAATTPLDVCKTLLNTQENMALNLANISGRLSGMANAFRMVYQLNGLSGYFKGIQARVIYQMPSTAISWSVYEFFKYFLTKHQLENRTPY
- the SLC25A37 gene encoding mitoferrin-1 isoform X3, encoding MLWLHFDLSGSNWIAGSMATLLHDAVMNPAEVVKQRMQMYDSPHRSALSCIWTVWRTEGLGAFYRSYTTQLTMNIPFQSIHFITYEFLQEQVNPHRSYNPQSHIISGGLAGALAAAATTPLDVCKTLLNTQENMALNLANISGRLSGMANAFRMVYQLNGLSGYFKGIQARVIYQMPSTAISWSVYEFFKYFLTKHQLENRTPY